In Myxococcales bacterium, the DNA window CCGCGCGCGCCTCGCTGATCAGGGGCGAGCTCCACGGCCCAGGATCGTCGGTCCCGACGCCGCCCCGGATCGCGATCATGCCGCGCAAGCCGGAAACGACTCTCGAGCGCCGCCTCGAAGCTCGCCATGGCCCCGTCACGATCGTCGCCAAGCACGCCTGCAGCTTACCGCGATCCACGCGCGTCCCGACGCTGCCGCGGCGGGCAGACGACGGGACGCCGCGGCGTCCGCGCCATCCCCGCCGCGCCGCGCGTCGACGCGTCGGCGCATCAGCGCGGCCCTGCCGACCCCCCGCCGGCCGCGGTGTAGCATGCAGGCCATGCGCGCCCTCACGGCCACGGCCGCCACGCTCTGCTCTGGTGGCAGCGGAAACACGCCGCGCCCCGCCGGCCGCCGCCGACGCGGCCGCGCCCGCCCCTCGTCGACGCAACGACCTGCGATCGCCGACGAGCCGACCACCCCGCCGCCGCCCCCGACCCCCAAGCCCGGTGGCGAGGGCGACTGCACGCCCGCCTACGCGCGCCCCGCCCGACCCGCGATCCCAACCCGATGTGCAGATCGCCCGGCGGCACCTTCACGATGGGCGCCGCCCCCGACGATCGTGCCCCACCGCCGCGCGCGCGCGCCCGCAGGCGCCAGGTCGCGCTGCACGCCCGTTCACGATCGATCAGTTTCGAGGTCACCGTCGCCCAGGTCGCGCTACCTCCTCAACGCCGCCGGCAAGCCTGCCCGACCGCTCGCGGCGGCGCCTGCTTCGTCACCGCCAACGACGGCGGCGACTGCGCCGATCGCCGTCACCGACGGCACGTTCGCGTGATCGGCGGGCACGCGAGAGCCGATGGGGTTCCGGCACGCTCGCGGGCGCGGACCGCTACTGCGCGTGGGCCGGCAAGCTGCGTTTGCCGACCGAGGCCGAGTGGGAGTTCGCGGCCCGCCACGATCCCCACTCACGGTTGTGACCGCGCGTACCCCCTGGGGCACGACGTTCAGGACTGGCGTCGCGAACTGTGACGACGCCGCGTGCGCCGACGGCTTCGAGCGGGCCGCCCCGGTCGGCACGTTTCGACGGCACCGGCGGACACGGTGACGGCCGCTCCCCGTGGGGCGTCCATGACCTCGCCGGCAACGCGGCCTGGAGTACGTCGCCGATTGTTACGTCGAGCCCTATCCCGCCTGCGCGCCGTGCGCCGATCCGGTGGTGCGGCGCGCAAGACTGCGCCGCTGGCGAGCGGGGCGGGTCGTGGGCCAGCCCCGCGGACGCCACATCACG includes these proteins:
- a CDS encoding SUMF1/EgtB/PvdO family nonheme iron enzyme, producing MQIARRHLHDGRRPRRSCPTAARARPQAPGRAARPFTIDQFRGHRRPGRATSSTPPASLPDRSRRRLLRHRQRRRRLRRSPSPTARSRDRRARESRWGSGTLAGADRYCAWAGKLRLPTEAEWEFAARHDPHSRL